In Vibrio bathopelagicus, the following are encoded in one genomic region:
- the sfsA gene encoding DNA/RNA nuclease SfsA, which yields MHFNPPLEPATLIKRYKRFLADITLPDDSERTIHCANTGAMTGCATPGNTVWYSTSDNTKRKYPNSWEISETDKGHRICVNTARANQLAVEAIENKTIVELLGYDALRTEVKYGSENSRIDILLEDSEKPPCYIEVKSVTLLDEQETSIEGQGFFPDSVTTRGQKHLRELTEMAESGSRAVLLFTVLHSGIEKVSAAHHIDAKYSLLLKQAQDAGVEVLCYKAELSSTQIQLKQAVEFINS from the coding sequence ATGCACTTCAATCCCCCTTTAGAGCCAGCGACTCTTATTAAACGCTATAAACGTTTTCTCGCTGATATCACATTGCCTGACGACAGTGAGCGTACGATTCACTGTGCGAACACCGGAGCCATGACTGGCTGCGCCACACCCGGTAATACGGTTTGGTATTCAACCTCAGATAATACAAAGCGAAAATACCCAAACAGTTGGGAGATCTCAGAAACAGATAAAGGTCATCGAATTTGTGTAAATACTGCGCGAGCGAACCAGCTAGCAGTGGAAGCAATTGAAAATAAGACTATAGTTGAACTCTTAGGCTATGACGCTTTACGAACTGAAGTGAAATATGGCAGTGAGAATAGTCGAATTGATATTCTGCTGGAAGACAGTGAAAAGCCACCTTGTTATATCGAAGTAAAAAGTGTCACTTTGCTTGATGAGCAAGAAACGTCAATCGAAGGACAAGGCTTTTTCCCTGACTCGGTCACCACCAGAGGTCAAAAACACCTGCGTGAACTCACAGAAATGGCAGAATCTGGAAGTAGAGCCGTACTTTTATTCACTGTTTTACATTCAGGTATTGAAAAAGTATCTGCAGCACACCATATAGACGCCAAATATTCGTTATTACTAAAACAAGCACAAGACGCTGGGGTTGAAGTGCTTTGCTATAAAGCAGAGCTCAGCAGTACTCAAATACAACTAAAACAGGCTGTTGAATTTATCAATAGCTAG
- the dksA gene encoding RNA polymerase-binding protein DksA: protein MPESKKKALGILAIAGVGPYQEKPGEEYMSPEQTEHFTKILAAWRNQLREEVDRTVHHMQDEAANFPDPVDRASQEEEFSLELRNRDRERRLIKKIEKTLDKIEEDDFGFCDSCGVEIGIRRLEARPTADLCIDCKTLAEIKEKQMQG from the coding sequence ATGCCAGAATCTAAGAAAAAAGCGCTAGGCATCCTAGCCATCGCAGGTGTTGGACCGTACCAAGAAAAGCCAGGTGAAGAGTACATGTCACCTGAGCAAACGGAACATTTTACAAAAATTTTAGCAGCTTGGCGCAACCAGCTCAGGGAAGAAGTTGATCGTACTGTGCACCACATGCAGGACGAAGCAGCGAATTTCCCAGACCCAGTTGACCGTGCTTCTCAAGAAGAAGAGTTCAGCCTAGAGTTACGTAACCGTGACCGTGAGCGTCGTCTTATCAAGAAGATTGAAAAGACACTAGATAAGATTGAAGAAGATGATTTTGGCTTCTGCGATTCTTGTGGTGTTGAGATCGGCATTCGTCGCCTTGAAGCTCGTCCAACAGCTGACCTTTGTATTGACTGTAAAACACTTGCAGAGATCAAAGAGAAACAAATGCAAGGTTAA
- the gluQRS gene encoding tRNA glutamyl-Q(34) synthetase GluQRS, with amino-acid sequence MSYIGRFAPSPSGPLHFGSLVAALGSYFQSKSHQGQWLVRMEDLDPPREMVGAAELILKTLEAYHLFWDGDVVYQSQRHDFYQAQIDTWVADNQAYYCQCTRKQIKALGGFYTGTCRKAELIDSGDQAVRLLMAHPIESFTDIRHGEIHIPKALAEEDFIIKRRDGLFAYNLAVVLDDIDQGITEVVRGADLIEPTGRQISLYKTLKQKTVSYLHLPLATDGLGNKLSKQNHATAIDLDNPKPTLINAMRFLGFDITEALLSASIDEILFWGCQQWSIAQLPDSLQKEHRD; translated from the coding sequence ATGAGTTATATCGGGCGTTTTGCACCATCACCGTCAGGTCCTCTTCATTTTGGCTCACTGGTTGCCGCACTAGGTAGCTACTTTCAATCGAAATCACACCAAGGACAATGGTTGGTTCGTATGGAAGACCTTGATCCACCAAGAGAAATGGTTGGCGCTGCAGAACTCATCCTCAAAACACTTGAGGCTTATCATCTATTTTGGGATGGCGATGTGGTGTATCAAAGCCAGCGTCATGATTTTTACCAAGCTCAAATAGATACATGGGTAGCCGATAACCAAGCCTACTATTGCCAATGCACTCGTAAACAGATCAAAGCCCTTGGCGGCTTTTATACTGGGACTTGCCGTAAGGCTGAGTTAATTGATTCAGGTGATCAAGCCGTTCGCTTGCTTATGGCACATCCTATTGAATCGTTTACCGACATTCGCCATGGTGAAATTCATATACCGAAAGCACTGGCTGAAGAAGATTTCATCATAAAACGCAGAGATGGCTTATTCGCTTACAACTTGGCTGTCGTGCTTGATGACATCGATCAAGGCATCACAGAGGTAGTGCGAGGAGCCGATTTGATTGAGCCGACAGGCCGTCAAATTAGTTTATATAAAACACTCAAACAAAAAACAGTCAGTTACTTGCACTTACCATTGGCAACCGATGGCTTGGGTAATAAACTGTCAAAACAAAATCATGCAACTGCGATAGATCTCGACAATCCGAAACCGACGCTAATTAATGCGATGCGATTCTTAGGTTTTGATATCACCGAAGCCCTTTTGAGTGCTTCAATTGACGAGATTTTGTTTTGGGGCTGCCAGCAATGGAGCATTGCTCAATTGCCTGATAGTTTACAAAAAGAACACCGTGATTAA
- the pcnB gene encoding polynucleotide adenylyltransferase PcnB — protein MNTNDNTPSEQRGFHELALNIYTRQEHNISRKQISDNALKVLYRLNGAGFDAFLVGGGVRDILLGSQPKDFDIATNATPEQIKNLFRNCRLIGRRFRLAHIMFGRDIIEVATFRGHHQEPSKNVSAQSKEGMLLRDNVYGSVDEDAERRDFTINAMYYNIADYSIHDYAGGIEDLEDKLIRLIGDPETRYREDPVRMLRAMRFAAKLDFDIEEDTADPIEELAHLLKDIPAARLYEESLKLLQSGHGLETYHLMREYNLFQQMFPAVAEHFTEGYDSHTEQMLDLVLDSTDLRIDDGKRVNPAFMFAAILWYPMNKLADKLVAEQGMAHYDAIMEASNIILDQQVKSIAIPRRHTATIREIWQLQVRLPRRNGKRAVRLMELNKFRAGYDFLEMRGEIEGGETKELAKWWERYQTAGRNMRQAMANDVAAPSKSGHRRRKTYRNKKSKQSE, from the coding sequence ATGAATACAAACGACAATACCCCAAGCGAACAACGCGGATTCCACGAATTAGCACTGAATATTTATACTCGTCAAGAGCACAATATTTCACGCAAGCAGATCAGCGACAACGCACTAAAAGTATTATATCGCCTAAATGGGGCGGGTTTTGATGCATTTTTAGTCGGTGGTGGTGTGCGCGACATCTTATTGGGTTCTCAACCAAAAGATTTTGATATCGCAACCAACGCTACGCCAGAACAGATCAAAAACCTGTTTAGAAATTGCCGCCTAATTGGCCGCCGTTTCCGATTGGCACATATCATGTTTGGTCGCGACATCATCGAAGTTGCAACTTTCCGTGGCCACCATCAAGAGCCATCGAAAAACGTGTCTGCACAATCGAAAGAAGGCATGCTATTACGTGATAACGTTTATGGCAGCGTCGACGAAGATGCAGAACGTCGCGATTTCACAATTAACGCGATGTACTACAACATTGCCGATTACAGCATCCACGACTACGCGGGTGGTATCGAAGATTTAGAAGATAAACTGATCCGCTTGATTGGCGATCCTGAAACTCGTTACCGTGAAGACCCGGTACGCATGCTACGTGCTATGCGTTTCGCCGCTAAACTGGATTTCGATATTGAAGAAGATACTGCCGACCCAATCGAAGAGTTGGCACACCTTCTAAAAGATATTCCAGCTGCGCGTCTTTACGAAGAATCACTTAAGTTACTGCAATCAGGACACGGTTTAGAAACCTACCACTTAATGCGTGAGTACAATCTATTCCAACAGATGTTCCCAGCCGTAGCTGAGCACTTCACTGAAGGTTATGATTCTCATACCGAGCAGATGCTTGATTTAGTACTCGATTCAACTGACCTTCGTATAGACGATGGCAAGCGAGTAAACCCAGCCTTCATGTTTGCAGCGATTCTTTGGTACCCAATGAATAAGCTAGCGGACAAGTTGGTCGCTGAACAAGGCATGGCGCACTACGATGCGATCATGGAAGCAAGTAACATCATCCTTGATCAGCAAGTTAAGTCGATTGCGATTCCTCGTCGTCACACCGCGACTATTCGTGAAATTTGGCAGCTGCAGGTTCGACTTCCACGTCGCAACGGTAAACGTGCTGTACGCCTAATGGAACTGAACAAATTCCGCGCAGGCTACGATTTCCTAGAAATGCGTGGCGAAATCGAGGGTGGCGAAACCAAAGAGTTAGCAAAATGGTGGGAGCGTTATCAAACAGCCGGTCGCAATATGCGCCAAGCCATGGCTAACGACGTAGCGGCACCATCAAAATCAGGTCATCGTCGCCGTAAGACTTACCGTAATAAAAAAAGTAAGCAATCCGAATGA